CCCAGCGGCAGAATATAATCCTTCTGAGTTTATCAATACGAATGTATTGGGGGCAATGAATGTGATTGATGCGGCGATTGATTGCAATGTTGAAAAAGTGATTGCGCTATCCACAGATAAAGCTGTGAATCCCGTTAACCTTTATGGCGCCACTAAGTTATGCTCGGACAAACTTTTTGTCGCAGGCAATAGCTATGTGGGTGCAAAAGGAGCACCAAGATTTTCGGTCGTTCGTTATGGCAATGTACTAGGAAGTCGGGGAAGCTTGATTCCTTTCTGGAGAAAACTGATCGAAGAGGGTTGCACCTCCCTCCCTTTGACAGATCCTCGAATGACCCGCTTTTGGATCACTTTAGATGAAACAGTTTCTTTTGTGCGATTCTGCTTTACCAAAATGCATGGCGGGGAAATTTTCGTCCCTAAAATCCCCAGCATGAAGATCATTGAATTAGCAGAAGCTATGGCTCCAGGATTAGCCCTTACCCACACGGGGATTCGAGAGGGTGAAAAATTGCATGAGCTGATGATCAGCACAGAAGATGCCCGCCATACTTTTGAGTTTGAAAATCACTATGCGATCATCCCTGAAATTTATCGAAATTACCCTGCACTCGTTGCAAAATATCAGCAAGGCAGCCTAAATGAAGCCTTACCGGATGAATTTTGTTATGCTTCTAATACGAACACACAGTGGCTTTCGAAAGATAAGCTCCAGGATTTACTAAAAACTATTTTGTAAAGCTCACTTCTGCAAAATAGATTGCAGACTTTTCTTCGTGGGATGAGTAATAACTCACATAAAGTTTTCCCTCTCGAAAAACCATGCCGGGGTAGCTATTGTCTCCCCCGCTCGGGAAAACCAACATAGGCTGAAAGTCTTTTAAAGTCATGCTAGCTAGAACTGTCGTTCTTTCTTTAGTCTCTTTATCAATCTCTTTAACTAATCTAGCTGCAGACCACATTTGATCATTTGGAAAGACTAAAAAATTAGGCCCACCAATGCGATAATCGCTTTCCTTCCATTTCCATTTCTTATACGGAGGTAACGCGTGTCCGATCCATCCATTACCATCTCGCCGCATCAAAGCGACCATCGTGTCATTCGAAAGAAAGCGTAAAGTGGATTCTGAAGGAAAACTTGAAACATCTAACTGAGAAACTAACTGAAAATGGATTCCATCCTGAGTTTTGAAAAGTTTGACTTCCCAAGGTTGATCTAAATCTTCTAAATCGGTTAAGTGATAAGAAATGCCATAACCAATTCCTTTATGCCAGGTCACTCTCC
Above is a window of Parachlamydia acanthamoebae DNA encoding:
- the pseB gene encoding UDP-N-acetylglucosamine 4,6-dehydratase (inverting) → MSQSSLFANKNVLITGGTGSFGRTFAKNLIEENLCNKVIIFSRDEWKQWEMKQSSPLFAHPKMRYFLGDIRDKERLRRAFNEVHFVIHAAALKQVPAAEYNPSEFINTNVLGAMNVIDAAIDCNVEKVIALSTDKAVNPVNLYGATKLCSDKLFVAGNSYVGAKGAPRFSVVRYGNVLGSRGSLIPFWRKLIEEGCTSLPLTDPRMTRFWITLDETVSFVRFCFTKMHGGEIFVPKIPSMKIIELAEAMAPGLALTHTGIREGEKLHELMISTEDARHTFEFENHYAIIPEIYRNYPALVAKYQQGSLNEALPDEFCYASNTNTQWLSKDKLQDLLKTIL